A part of Candidatus Zixiibacteriota bacterium genomic DNA contains:
- a CDS encoding glutathione peroxidase — MTRLYFAFVILLSATGPAIAVAADSAQQTSPGNTENSPMKTATYTSIPFETITGEKTSLDAYRGKVILIVNTASKCGYTPQYDGLERLYREYKDSGLVVIGFPANNFGAQEPGTNEQIIEFCQTTFDVTFPMMAKVSVKGDDKHPLFKYLTEESSLPGEIAWNFNKFLLDRDGCLIARYESKVTPQSDELVEKVRELIRKEG; from the coding sequence ATGACCCGATTGTACTTTGCGTTCGTCATACTGCTGTCGGCCACCGGCCCCGCGATTGCGGTCGCTGCGGACAGCGCACAGCAGACTTCCCCAGGAAATACGGAGAACTCACCCATGAAGACCGCCACGTATACATCCATTCCTTTCGAGACAATCACCGGCGAAAAGACCAGTCTCGATGCTTACCGTGGGAAAGTGATTCTGATAGTCAACACCGCAAGCAAGTGCGGGTATACGCCACAGTATGACGGTTTGGAGAGGCTTTACCGTGAATACAAGGATTCCGGTTTGGTTGTAATCGGATTTCCGGCCAACAACTTCGGCGCCCAGGAACCGGGGACGAACGAGCAGATCATCGAGTTCTGTCAGACGACATTTGACGTGACGTTTCCGATGATGGCCAAGGTGAGCGTGAAGGGCGACGACAAGCACCCGCTCTTCAAGTACTTAACCGAGGAGTCTTCGTTGCCGGGAGAAATCGCCTGGAATTTCAACAAGTTCCTTCTCGACCGCGACGGCTGCCTTATAGCGCGGTATGAATCCAAAGTGACGCCGCAAAGTGACGAGTTGGTGGAGAAAGTCAGAGAGCTGATTCGAAAAGAAGGGTAG
- the asnB gene encoding asparagine synthase (glutamine-hydrolyzing) — MCGIAGYFQMTEPAAPDHELIARMVNAIKHRGPDEFGAYFDNRCALGQARLSIIDLSGGSQPLCNEDGSVWVTFNGEIFNYLELRPELERRGHRFRTHSDTEVIVHAYEEYGTDCVQHFNGQFAFVIYDKRNAKIFAARDRLGIRPMFYTVCDGRFYFASEIKAIFCDPNVPRRFDLKGLDETFTWWTSAPPRTLFENINELEAGCSLEIEHGKLRTGRYWSMLFPTTFDYSRPVDSYAEELHALLVDAVRLQLRADVPVGAYLSGGLDSSVTTALVKHFTPNRIETFSVTFDDKAFDESAYQNQMAEYLGTNHHTVCATYRSIAEAFPRVIWHTERPVVRTAPTPLYLLSDLVRRTDFKVVLTGEGSDEMLAGYDLFKETIIRAFWAKNPDSKWRPALLRKLYPTLPGQGPQAGFYLEQFYKIGLDQPDTYCFSHLPRISTTTKIKDFFSGDVKAAVDDHDALRAFQSDLPDGFDRWHHLAKAQYLEARSLLSGYLLSSQGDRVCAGNSIEGRYPFLDHRVAEFAATIPPGYKIFGLNEKYVLKKAMARELPPEITKRVKQPYMAPDSNCFVQDDSPAYVAELLSREALEKTGLFHAPSVERLVAKCRRSAGKHLSFKDNMSFVGILSTQLLAHHYIHAYRRPEPALREAFTVWHDESAATGRNV; from the coding sequence ATGTGCGGAATAGCCGGCTACTTCCAGATGACCGAACCGGCCGCGCCCGATCACGAATTGATCGCCCGCATGGTCAACGCGATCAAGCATCGCGGGCCCGATGAATTCGGCGCCTACTTCGACAACCGCTGTGCGCTCGGGCAGGCCCGGCTGTCGATTATCGATTTGTCCGGCGGCTCGCAGCCGCTGTGCAACGAAGACGGCTCGGTGTGGGTGACCTTCAACGGCGAAATCTTCAATTACCTCGAGCTCCGACCCGAACTGGAACGACGCGGCCACCGCTTCCGCACCCATTCGGATACCGAAGTAATCGTGCATGCGTACGAGGAATACGGGACCGACTGCGTGCAGCACTTCAACGGCCAGTTTGCGTTCGTCATTTACGACAAGCGCAATGCAAAAATCTTCGCCGCGCGTGATCGTCTGGGCATCCGCCCGATGTTCTACACCGTCTGCGACGGCCGCTTCTACTTCGCGTCGGAGATCAAGGCGATCTTTTGCGATCCGAACGTGCCGCGACGGTTTGATTTGAAAGGACTGGACGAAACGTTCACCTGGTGGACCTCCGCACCGCCGCGAACCTTGTTCGAAAATATCAACGAACTCGAAGCCGGTTGCTCGCTCGAAATCGAGCACGGCAAGCTTCGGACCGGACGGTACTGGTCGATGCTGTTTCCGACCACGTTTGACTACTCCCGGCCTGTGGATTCGTACGCCGAAGAGCTTCATGCGCTGCTGGTCGATGCCGTCCGGCTGCAACTGCGTGCCGACGTCCCGGTGGGGGCCTACTTGTCGGGCGGACTGGATTCATCCGTCACGACCGCACTGGTGAAGCATTTCACGCCGAACCGGATCGAGACTTTCTCGGTGACGTTTGATGACAAGGCGTTTGACGAATCCGCATATCAGAATCAAATGGCGGAGTATCTGGGAACCAATCATCACACCGTCTGTGCGACCTATCGCTCGATTGCCGAGGCATTTCCCCGGGTGATCTGGCACACCGAGCGGCCGGTCGTGCGCACGGCGCCGACGCCTTTGTATCTGCTGTCGGACCTGGTACGACGGACCGATTTCAAGGTCGTGCTGACCGGCGAAGGCTCCGATGAAATGCTGGCGGGATACGATTTGTTCAAGGAAACGATCATCCGCGCCTTCTGGGCGAAAAATCCCGACTCCAAGTGGCGGCCCGCGCTGCTTCGAAAGCTCTACCCGACTCTTCCCGGCCAGGGGCCGCAGGCGGGGTTCTACCTCGAACAGTTTTACAAGATCGGGCTCGACCAGCCGGACACGTACTGTTTCTCGCATTTGCCCCGTATCAGTACGACCACCAAGATCAAGGACTTCTTCAGCGGCGACGTGAAAGCGGCTGTGGACGATCACGACGCCCTTCGGGCGTTTCAATCGGATCTGCCGGACGGGTTCGACCGCTGGCACCACCTCGCGAAAGCGCAGTATCTCGAGGCACGCTCGCTGCTGTCGGGCTATCTGTTGTCGTCGCAGGGAGACCGGGTGTGCGCCGGGAATTCCATCGAGGGGCGGTATCCGTTTCTGGATCACCGCGTCGCGGAATTTGCCGCCACGATTCCGCCCGGTTACAAGATCTTCGGCCTGAACGAAAAATACGTGCTCAAGAAGGCGATGGCGCGAGAGCTTCCGCCCGAAATCACGAAACGCGTAAAACAGCCGTACATGGCGCCGGATTCAAACTGCTTTGTGCAGGATGACTCGCCGGCATATGTCGCGGAACTGCTCTCGCGAGAAGCGCTGGAAAAGACGGGTCTGTTCCATGCGCCCAGTGTCGAGCGATTGGTGGCGAAATGCCGACGGTCGGCAGGGAAGCACCTGTCTTTCAAGGATAACATGTCTTTTGTGGGGATTCTGTCGACCCAATTGCTGGCGCATCATTACATCCATGCCTATCGCCGACCGGAGCCGGCTCTGCGCGAGGCATTTACCGTGTGGCATGACGAGTCCGCTGCGACAGGGCGCAACGTATAG
- a CDS encoding class I adenylate-forming enzyme family protein, whose protein sequence is MNVADLLTRAAAARPGHTAAIASGERLTFGQWWQRSCALSERIRSLGLPERSHIALLFENSIEYLISFFAVFQAGHVAVPLDTSLAPDKLNDIIKDSEAVVLFVQGRFRRHLAKIVEGNESVRHLFSDKPLSGVIDWIPGETIGDIIASADTIPLPDAPDESAFAESGRHDLAAIFYTSGSTGVSKGVMLSHGNLVSNTLATVEYLRLTERDSVMVILPFYYIYGNSLLLTHVACGGSLIIDNRFMYPEVVLDAMEEHQATGFSGVPSHFMILLNGSSFVKRKLEHLRYFTQAGGAMAPEVIRQLIDAFGHKEIFIMYGQTEAAPRVTWLPPERLVDKLGSIGVEVPGVTVEILDESGMPVPVNQTGELVVSGPNVMMGYFKQPEETAQVLKGGKLYTGDLARKDEDGYYFITGRRREIIKSGGNRVSAKEVEERILEHERVAEVAVFGVPDNILGEAIKAVIVTKNGGTLSEKDIQTHCQKTLAVHKIPRFVVFVDSLPKLQSGKVNKLLLKEQHASGVV, encoded by the coding sequence ATGAACGTCGCCGACCTGTTAACACGGGCCGCCGCTGCCCGTCCCGGGCACACGGCGGCGATCGCCTCGGGCGAGCGCCTCACGTTCGGCCAGTGGTGGCAGCGATCCTGTGCACTGTCCGAGCGGATTCGTTCCCTGGGCCTGCCCGAGCGCAGCCACATTGCGCTTTTGTTCGAGAACTCGATCGAGTACCTGATTTCGTTTTTCGCCGTTTTTCAGGCCGGTCATGTCGCGGTTCCGCTTGATACGTCGCTGGCCCCCGACAAACTCAACGACATCATCAAGGACTCCGAGGCTGTCGTCCTGTTCGTACAGGGGCGCTTTCGGAGGCATCTGGCTAAAATCGTCGAGGGCAACGAGTCGGTGCGACATCTTTTCTCCGACAAGCCGCTTTCCGGCGTGATCGACTGGATTCCCGGCGAAACGATCGGCGACATTATCGCAAGCGCCGATACGATTCCTCTGCCCGATGCGCCGGACGAGTCGGCGTTCGCCGAGAGCGGTCGCCACGACCTTGCCGCGATTTTCTACACGTCGGGCAGCACCGGCGTGTCCAAGGGCGTGATGCTCTCGCATGGCAATCTCGTGTCCAATACGCTCGCCACCGTGGAGTACCTCCGGCTGACGGAGCGGGACTCTGTCATGGTCATCCTGCCGTTCTACTATATCTACGGCAATTCGTTGCTGCTGACCCACGTGGCGTGCGGCGGGTCGCTGATTATCGACAACCGCTTCATGTATCCCGAAGTCGTACTAGATGCGATGGAGGAGCATCAGGCCACCGGATTCTCCGGGGTCCCCTCGCATTTCATGATCCTGCTCAACGGCTCATCCTTCGTGAAGCGAAAACTCGAGCACCTTCGCTATTTCACACAGGCAGGCGGCGCCATGGCGCCCGAGGTGATCCGTCAGCTTATCGACGCCTTCGGTCACAAGGAGATTTTCATCATGTACGGCCAGACCGAGGCCGCTCCACGCGTGACCTGGCTTCCGCCCGAGCGCCTGGTTGACAAACTTGGATCGATCGGTGTCGAAGTGCCCGGCGTCACCGTGGAGATTCTCGACGAGTCAGGCATGCCGGTCCCGGTCAACCAGACCGGCGAACTGGTCGTCAGCGGCCCCAACGTGATGATGGGATATTTCAAACAGCCCGAGGAGACAGCCCAGGTACTCAAGGGCGGCAAGCTGTATACCGGTGATTTGGCACGCAAAGACGAGGACGGCTATTACTTCATCACCGGCCGACGCCGGGAGATTATCAAATCGGGCGGCAACCGGGTGAGCGCCAAGGAAGTCGAGGAGCGCATTCTGGAGCACGAAAGGGTCGCCGAGGTTGCCGTCTTCGGCGTTCCCGACAACATCCTCGGCGAAGCGATTAAGGCCGTCATTGTCACGAAAAACGGCGGTACGCTCAGCGAAAAAGATATCCAGACGCACTGCCAGAAAACGCTGGCCGTTCACAAGATCCCCCGTTTCGTGGTCTTTGTCGACAGCCTGCCAAAACTGCAATCCGGCAAAGTGAACAAACTGCTTTTGAAGGAACAGCACGCGTCGGGTGTGGTATAG
- a CDS encoding acyl carrier protein, which translates to MAAIDQATVRQEIRAFIYETYFFGDESEKFEDTDSFMEHGIIDSTGVLELTTFLEEKYGVTVDDDEMLPANLDSVANLVAFIQRKKS; encoded by the coding sequence ATGGCTGCAATAGATCAGGCGACGGTGCGGCAGGAAATTCGCGCCTTCATTTACGAGACGTATTTCTTCGGCGATGAGTCCGAGAAATTCGAGGACACTGACTCCTTTATGGAGCATGGCATTATCGACTCTACCGGGGTGCTGGAACTGACGACTTTTCTCGAGGAGAAATACGGCGTCACGGTGGACGACGACGAGATGCTGCCCGCCAACCTGGATTCGGTGGCAAACCTGGTTGCCTTTATCCAGCGCAAGAAGAGCTGA
- the nadE gene encoding NAD(+) synthase, translating to MAFTKDSLRIDAAKVADQLCQTLREQIRRDLKKTGAVVGISGGIDSSVCAALAARALGPKRVVGIMMPETDSSPESERLARELAATFGFETIKENISAGLAGLGCYQRRDEAVKSVFPEFDDTYTSKITIPSNILEKESFNFFNLTIANKAGEKTKRLPLEAYLQIVAASNLKQRLRMTTLYYHAEKRNWAVVGTGNKDEHMQGFFVKYGDGGADLKPIAHLFKIQVYQLAEYLGVPQGIIKRTPTTDTYSAEVTQEEFFFGLDFYTMDMLWHAMETGVPAAEAARVLGIGTDQAEKGYANIQRKITATEYLRLAPLEAK from the coding sequence TTGGCTTTCACGAAAGACAGTCTACGGATCGACGCCGCGAAGGTTGCCGATCAACTGTGTCAGACATTGCGCGAGCAGATCCGCAGGGACCTCAAGAAAACCGGCGCCGTGGTGGGAATATCCGGCGGCATCGACTCATCGGTGTGCGCCGCGCTTGCCGCCCGGGCGCTTGGTCCGAAACGCGTGGTCGGAATCATGATGCCCGAGACCGATTCCTCGCCCGAAAGCGAGCGATTGGCCCGTGAACTGGCCGCCACCTTCGGTTTCGAAACGATTAAAGAGAATATCTCAGCCGGGCTGGCCGGTCTGGGCTGCTATCAGCGGCGCGACGAGGCGGTCAAAAGCGTCTTTCCCGAATTCGACGACACGTACACGTCGAAAATCACCATCCCGTCCAACATCCTTGAAAAAGAGAGCTTCAACTTCTTCAACCTGACTATCGCCAACAAGGCAGGCGAGAAGACGAAGCGGCTGCCGCTGGAGGCGTACCTGCAGATCGTTGCGGCCTCGAATCTCAAACAGCGCCTTCGTATGACCACCCTTTACTACCACGCCGAAAAGCGCAACTGGGCGGTCGTGGGAACGGGCAACAAAGACGAGCATATGCAGGGGTTTTTCGTGAAGTACGGCGACGGCGGCGCGGATCTCAAACCGATTGCTCACCTGTTTAAGATCCAGGTCTATCAACTGGCCGAATACCTGGGCGTGCCGCAGGGGATCATCAAACGAACCCCGACTACCGATACCTACAGCGCCGAAGTCACCCAGGAAGAGTTCTTTTTCGGGCTCGACTTCTACACGATGGACATGCTGTGGCATGCCATGGAGACCGGCGTACCGGCAGCCGAAGCCGCCCGGGTGCTCGGCATCGGTACCGATCAGGCCGAAAAAGGATACGCCAATATCCAGCGCAAGATAACCGCTACCGAGTATCTGCGGCTCGCGCCGCTTGAGGCGAAATGA
- a CDS encoding Wzz/FepE/Etk N-terminal domain-containing protein, which produces MDLTKIDKALDIRELMGMAWRRKWLIVIPLILVAAVAFGSSYLITPAYEAATIIQIDAAVSLTRELEAIVGEQEGLRRMGNSERREKLQAIFNEITSRAYTTILNERLRLERVPMIAEEARKIVSSRPNMPIADAQSRALQSLLKESVTVDWAAGDQIMIRVEATDPLMARDISNTLGEIYIGEMVKQELYQIRSSQDFSDIQLEKYEKELRDKTAERTNLEKEYMAIQLDESITSESNRSEITGEIDRSSREMENLRDDEKQILNRLAAAGLNNSKIELKSSEKKDELEQDLKSQLRQVGDLMIRYTWSDPQVINFKLKLNGLISSIETENRRLVNDQFADQSQEVRDQLTQLFNVRSSLDYLYSKNPYLQSALDELTSKMNLIPEYEARLAQLEREVAAKTDIRDRFKRQQESSTISQALVQDMSSSKYRVVEPAKAALSPFKPDRKQILLMGIMLGLVVGGAVAVLVELLDNSFKKVEDVEEALDLPVFGVTPRMDFLKKMPS; this is translated from the coding sequence ATGGACCTGACCAAGATCGATAAAGCACTCGATATCCGCGAATTGATGGGCATGGCGTGGCGCCGCAAGTGGCTGATCGTTATCCCGCTGATCCTCGTGGCCGCCGTGGCCTTCGGCAGCTCGTACCTGATCACGCCCGCGTACGAGGCGGCGACCATCATTCAGATCGATGCCGCCGTGTCGCTGACGCGAGAATTGGAAGCCATTGTCGGCGAGCAGGAGGGCCTTCGCCGTATGGGCAACAGCGAACGCCGCGAGAAACTCCAGGCCATTTTCAACGAAATCACTTCCCGCGCATACACGACCATTCTCAACGAGCGGCTTCGCCTCGAGCGGGTACCGATGATCGCGGAAGAGGCCCGGAAGATCGTGTCCTCGCGGCCCAACATGCCGATCGCCGATGCGCAGTCACGCGCCCTGCAGTCCTTACTGAAGGAGTCGGTCACCGTAGACTGGGCGGCCGGCGACCAGATCATGATCCGGGTCGAGGCAACCGATCCTCTGATGGCCCGCGACATTTCCAACACCCTCGGAGAAATCTACATCGGCGAGATGGTGAAACAAGAGCTGTATCAGATCCGGTCGTCGCAGGACTTCTCCGATATCCAGCTCGAAAAATATGAAAAGGAACTTCGGGATAAGACCGCCGAACGTACCAACCTCGAAAAGGAATACATGGCGATCCAGCTCGATGAGTCGATCACGTCGGAGTCCAACCGGTCGGAGATCACCGGAGAGATAGACAGGTCCTCGCGTGAGATGGAGAACCTTCGCGACGATGAAAAGCAGATACTCAACCGCCTCGCCGCAGCGGGTTTGAACAATTCGAAGATCGAACTCAAAAGCTCCGAGAAGAAGGATGAGCTCGAGCAGGACCTGAAATCGCAGCTTCGGCAGGTCGGCGACCTGATGATCCGCTATACCTGGTCCGACCCGCAGGTCATCAATTTCAAACTGAAACTGAACGGCCTGATCTCATCGATCGAGACCGAGAACCGTCGCCTGGTCAACGACCAGTTCGCGGACCAGAGCCAGGAAGTGCGCGACCAGCTGACACAGCTGTTTAACGTTCGCTCATCGCTTGATTATCTCTATTCGAAGAATCCGTATCTCCAGTCGGCGCTGGACGAACTGACCTCCAAAATGAACCTCATCCCGGAGTATGAGGCCCGCCTGGCGCAGTTGGAACGCGAAGTCGCCGCCAAGACCGATATTCGCGATCGGTTCAAGAGGCAGCAGGAAAGCTCGACCATTTCGCAGGCGCTTGTGCAGGACATGTCGTCATCCAAATACCGGGTGGTGGAACCCGCCAAGGCCGCGCTGTCGCCGTTCAAACCGGACCGCAAGCAAATCCTCCTGATGGGAATCATGCTCGGCCTGGTGGTGGGGGGCGCGGTTGCCGTGCTGGTCGAGCTGCTCGACAACTCGTTCAAGAAGGTCGAGGATGTTGAGGAAGCGCTGGACCTGCCGGTGTTCGGCGTGACCCCGCGCATGGATTTCCTGAAGAAGATGCCGTCTTAA
- a CDS encoding O-antigen ligase family protein, with amino-acid sequence MKTEGLSVGSDHVIAPSRMGLLVLLAVFVFVLAALVFWMINRASLAAVLVATPVGLALVTNPRWALYQFVFCCYLLFIVVESVPLILLDISALILIVAAFLDVTLSDRPPRRMPVIAWWYIAFVVVLCVSGIFGYAPERVIRPLARVVFLLGAFLGAYRLSRHVSPTRLLQAFFWLGVAHSLIALVPFIASGGIARSFGFSLRILDELSMLALPVGVSFAVWSPRWRLSYLLGSLVVLGALVGTQSRAPIGFGVLAAGFVLLVGWWRSRKSRSTSSSQIDDVTVSASVARRIGSLAVLAAVLPLVLVAVKPTLLLGVYERFDSLVRFEPTGTLLLRVQLWERAMEAFLDHPVLGMGPAMFQHYGDVYPGARFNPYTMYISGLSAHNMTLHYLAETGLIGAGVVVGMFATQFGIARRVWKKTRDKTMTATASALYAIGLLLLVSTLIEAGWLFGGQAGFLASFFMALISRANQALRGPSGAPPST; translated from the coding sequence ATGAAGACCGAGGGCTTGTCAGTGGGGTCCGATCACGTCATCGCCCCATCCCGGATGGGACTGCTTGTGCTGCTGGCGGTGTTCGTGTTTGTCCTTGCCGCGCTCGTGTTCTGGATGATCAACCGCGCCTCCCTGGCAGCCGTGCTAGTCGCGACTCCGGTCGGCCTTGCTCTGGTGACCAATCCGCGCTGGGCGCTCTACCAGTTCGTTTTCTGCTGCTATTTGCTGTTCATTGTGGTTGAGTCGGTACCGCTCATTCTGCTCGATATCAGCGCGTTGATCCTGATCGTGGCTGCGTTCCTGGATGTGACCCTGTCGGACCGTCCCCCGCGCCGGATGCCGGTGATCGCGTGGTGGTACATTGCGTTCGTGGTCGTCCTCTGTGTTTCCGGAATCTTCGGGTACGCACCCGAGCGAGTTATTCGACCGCTGGCCCGTGTGGTGTTCCTTCTTGGCGCGTTCCTCGGCGCTTACCGGCTCTCGCGTCACGTATCGCCCACCCGTTTGCTCCAGGCTTTTTTCTGGCTCGGTGTGGCGCATTCGCTTATAGCGCTGGTGCCGTTCATAGCCAGTGGCGGCATTGCACGCTCATTCGGATTCAGTCTTCGCATTCTTGACGAGTTGAGCATGCTTGCTTTGCCTGTCGGGGTAAGCTTCGCCGTGTGGTCGCCGCGCTGGAGGTTGTCCTACCTTCTGGGCAGTCTCGTCGTGCTCGGCGCCCTCGTCGGTACCCAGAGTCGGGCTCCGATCGGCTTCGGCGTGCTGGCGGCTGGGTTCGTGCTGCTCGTCGGTTGGTGGCGGAGTCGTAAGAGTCGCTCGACGAGCTCTTCGCAGATCGATGATGTTACGGTCAGCGCTTCGGTGGCGCGCCGAATCGGTTCACTCGCGGTCCTGGCGGCGGTGCTCCCTCTGGTGCTGGTGGCGGTGAAGCCGACGCTGCTGCTCGGCGTCTATGAGCGTTTCGACTCGCTGGTGCGGTTCGAACCGACCGGCACCCTGCTTCTCCGCGTACAACTGTGGGAACGGGCGATGGAGGCCTTTCTGGACCATCCCGTGCTGGGCATGGGGCCGGCGATGTTCCAGCACTACGGCGATGTCTATCCGGGGGCCCGATTCAACCCGTACACCATGTACATCTCCGGGTTGTCCGCCCACAACATGACGCTGCACTATCTGGCCGAAACGGGACTTATTGGCGCCGGCGTCGTTGTCGGTATGTTCGCAACGCAATTCGGTATCGCTCGCCGGGTATGGAAGAAAACGAGGGACAAGACGATGACAGCGACCGCGTCCGCCCTTTATGCGATTGGTCTGCTGCTGTTGGTCTCAACGCTGATTGAGGCGGGTTGGTTGTTCGGTGGACAGGCTGGTTTCCTGGCCTCCTTCTTCATGGCCCTCATCTCGCGGGCCAACCAGGCACTCCGCGGCCCATCGGGCGCTCCGCCGTCGACTTAA
- a CDS encoding ATP-binding protein, translating into MRCDDNCRHHRRVHKSFQATGERVRMGSGLGTANRVIQEHGGRIAIDSELNKGTTVTITLPVR; encoded by the coding sequence GTGCGGTGTGACGACAATTGCCGGCATCATCGTAGAGTGCACAAAAGCTTCCAGGCGACCGGGGAGCGGGTACGCATGGGTTCGGGGCTCGGGACCGCCAACCGGGTGATTCAGGAACACGGGGGCCGGATTGCGATCGACAGCGAACTGAACAAAGGGACGACCGTAACGATCACCCTCCCGGTCCGCTAA